A single region of the Thermotoga profunda AZM34c06 genome encodes:
- the rpmC gene encoding 50S ribosomal protein L29 produces the protein MKAAEIRNYTDDELKRLLEEKKKQLMDLRFQHAMGQLRNTAQIKEVRRDIARIRTILRERELGVRR, from the coding sequence ATGAAAGCGGCCGAGATCCGAAATTACACCGATGATGAACTCAAAAGATTATTAGAAGAAAAGAAGAAACAATTGATGGACTTGAGATTTCAACATGCTATGGGACAGCTTAGAAACACTGCACAGATCAAAGAAGTGAGGCGCGATATAGCAAGAATTAGAACAATCCTTCGCGAAAGAGAACTCGGAGTAAGGAGGTAA
- the rplP gene encoding 50S ribosomal protein L16: MLMPKRVKYRKQQRGRMRGEAKGGTTVTFGDWGLKALAPAWITSQQIEACRIAIMRVMKKSGKLWIRVFPDKPYTKKPAETRQGKGKGNVEGWVSVVKPGKILFEIAGVEENVAKEALMYAASKLPIATKIVSRSHIGGEAV; encoded by the coding sequence ATGTTGATGCCAAAGAGGGTTAAATACAGAAAACAGCAACGTGGACGAATGCGAGGAGAAGCAAAAGGTGGTACAACAGTCACCTTTGGTGATTGGGGTTTAAAAGCACTTGCTCCAGCGTGGATTACATCGCAACAGATAGAAGCTTGTCGTATTGCCATAATGAGGGTTATGAAAAAGAGTGGAAAGCTTTGGATAAGAGTTTTTCCAGATAAACCTTACACCAAAAAACCAGCAGAAACAAGACAAGGTAAAGGAAAAGGTAACGTTGAAGGGTGGGTTAGTGTTGTAAAACCCGGAAAGATATTGTTCGAAATAGCTGGCGTGGAAGAAAATGTTGCCAAAGAAGCCTTGATGTATGCTGCAAGTAAGCTCCCGATAGCAACCAAGATAGTCTCACGTTCTCACATCGGAGGTGAGGCTGTATGA